The Amycolatopsis coloradensis sequence GGTGGCGTCGGCCCGCGGGAAGTCGGACATCGTGGTCGCGCTCAACGTGTTCGCGCACGTCACCAACCTGCACGACGTGCTGGACGGCATCACGACGATCCTGAAGGACGACGGGCTGTTCGTGAACGAGTCGCACTACCTGCCGGATCTTCTCGAGACCCTGCAGTACGACTTCGCCTATCACGAGCACTCGAGGTACTACTCGCTGACGGCGCTGGACGAGGCGTTCCGGCTCCACGGTCTCGAAGTCGTCAAGGTCGAGCGGATCCCGACCCACGGCGGGTCGGTCCGGGTCTACGCCGGTTTCGCCGGTGCCCACGAGATACACGAGTCGGTCGCGGAGATCCGCGAGTACGAAGACACCCTGAAGCTGCGGGACTCGATGATCTACTCCGCTTTCGCCACCAAGGTGGAGGAGCACCGGGAGAAGTTGCGCGACCTGGTCGCGGAGCTCAAGAGCACCGGTGCCACGGTCGCGGGGGCTTCCGCGCCGGGACGTGCGGTGACACTGTTCAACTACTGCGATCTCGGCACCGACGACATCGACGTGGTCTCCGAGATCAGCCCGCGCAAGATCGGCAGGTTCTTTCCCGGCACCCACATCCCGGTCATCAGCCAGCAGGAGCTGTGCGGGGAGGACCAGCCGGACTACGCCATCCTGCTGTCCTGGCACATCGCCGACGAGGTGATTACCAACCTGCGTAACGAAGGCTTCCGCGGAAAGCTGATCGAACCGCTGCCCGAGCCACGGATCCTCGACCGATAGTGTCCCGAGTCGTTGATTCGCACCATAGGTCTGCGGGAGGGCTGAAGGGGACTTTCCCCTCGTCTCTCGCGGTGAAGGGCGCTTTACCCGCATCGCATGCGACGAAAGTCCCCTTCAGCGCATCGACCCCACAGGAACTTATGGCGCGAGTTCGTGGCGGCGTTTGGCTACTTGTTGTCTGGCCTGGCTAGGTGACACGCCAGGTGAAGTACATGAAGGCCTCCTTCCTTGCGCCTAGTGTCGCGTGATCCTGCTGCCTTGCGTCCGCTGTGGATCCACGTGGATCATGGCAAGACGGAGAAAAGCTGGTTGTACCAGGGGTTTTCTCCGACGCTGCCAGGGCCGCGTGGGCCGCAACGGCGTAAGGCAAGCAGGGTCACGCGACACTAATGCAAGGAAGAAGGCCTTCATGTACTCGGGGAGGTAGTGCGCGCGGCGCATTCCGGCCCGAGTGGCGCACCTCGAACGTAGCGAAAGGAGATTGGTCGATAAACGCGCTGGTGAACGCGAAAAGACCCCCGGTCACGGAGGTCCTTCTCACCCGTTCGGCCGGGTGGTTGGCTCACTCGTCCTTGTACTGGTAGTGGCGGCGGATCGATTTCACCGGACCGGTGTAACGGTCGGCCGGCTTTTCCCATCGCTCTTGCCTGCCAAGCGCCGTCAGGTCGAGCAGGTGGAACGTACTGAGGAACACCTCGGTACCCCGCGCATACGTCGAATACGTGTGGAAGACCCGATCGCCGTCCCGTAGGAAGACGCTGGCGCCGGGCGTCTCCATGCCTTTGAACTCGGTCAGGCCCCGCCGCTCGAGGGCCGCGCGATCCTCGTAGTTGTGCTCGACGGGGGCCACCCGGTCGTCGAGGGTCACGTGGAAGTCGTAGTTGAAGTCGCTGTCCCCCGACGAATGCCAGTCGAAGTCCCACCCCATCCGGTCCCGGTAGGCGAGCAGCTTCGACAGCGGCGCCCGCGACACCACCGCGAGCGAAGTGTCGCGCCGGTGCAGATGGGAGAGGCTGCCGAAGTTGTCGACCAGGAACGAGCAGCCCGCGCACCCCTCGTCCCAGTCGGGGTGGAACATGAAGTGGTAGACGATGAGTTGACGACGACCCTCGAACAGGTCGATCAGGCGGCGCTTGCCCGTAGGACCCTCGAAGACATAGTCCTTCTCGACTTCGATCATCGGCAGCTCGCGACGGGCGGTGTTCAGCGCGTCCCGCGCCTTCGTGGCCGCCTTCTCCTTGGCGAGGAAGTCCTTGTGAGCGGAATGCCACTCGTCACGAGAAACTATCTTCGGCAGGCTCATCGTTCGCCCTCACTTTGTCTCGTCATTCGTATCCTGATCCGCCTGAAACCAACGGAACCCGGAAAATCGCGGCTGCGCGCGTTTCCGCGCGGGTCGTCGTCCGTTTCCTTTTCCCGGTTTCCCTGATATTCGGAAACCGGTTCACCGGCGGCCTCCCCGACATCGTCGGGCGAGGCGGCCGCCGGCGCATCTCCTATCGTGCGGTTTCGCGGATCAGTTCGGCCGCCCGTTCCGCGATGGCGATCACGGCGGCGTTGGGGTTGCCGCGCACG is a genomic window containing:
- a CDS encoding class I SAM-dependent methyltransferase; translation: MSDGLRGAENVTLCQTCRDIKVRKFLSLGMQPSFHFPANQEELDNEQLWPLELGFCEQCSLVQVMEWVSERILFSGDYHHLAGLTAGYHVHLEELADTLAGLYESGPAGRSVVEFGSNDGSLLDKLADRSFDVLGVDPVGSSAAGNPVVKDYFSSTVADEVASARGKSDIVVALNVFAHVTNLHDVLDGITTILKDDGLFVNESHYLPDLLETLQYDFAYHEHSRYYSLTALDEAFRLHGLEVVKVERIPTHGGSVRVYAGFAGAHEIHESVAEIREYEDTLKLRDSMIYSAFATKVEEHREKLRDLVAELKSTGATVAGASAPGRAVTLFNYCDLGTDDIDVVSEISPRKIGRFFPGTHIPVISQQELCGEDQPDYAILLSWHIADEVITNLRNEGFRGKLIEPLPEPRILDR
- a CDS encoding DUF899 domain-containing protein, giving the protein MSLPKIVSRDEWHSAHKDFLAKEKAATKARDALNTARRELPMIEVEKDYVFEGPTGKRRLIDLFEGRRQLIVYHFMFHPDWDEGCAGCSFLVDNFGSLSHLHRRDTSLAVVSRAPLSKLLAYRDRMGWDFDWHSSGDSDFNYDFHVTLDDRVAPVEHNYEDRAALERRGLTEFKGMETPGASVFLRDGDRVFHTYSTYARGTEVFLSTFHLLDLTALGRQERWEKPADRYTGPVKSIRRHYQYKDE